A section of the Stenotrophomonas acidaminiphila genome encodes:
- a CDS encoding translation initiation factor IF-3, giving the protein MSTPDNKQNRRNHEIRVPRVRVIGSDGEMIGVLTRDEALSMAEDEGLDLVEIQPQADPPVCKIMDFGKFKFEQQKKANEAKKKSRQVEIKEVKFRPVTDEGDYQIKLRKMRGFLEEGDKVKVNIRFRGREMSHQELGREMAGRIEADLGEDIVIESRPRLEGRQMVMMIAPKKK; this is encoded by the coding sequence ATCAGTACCCCTGACAACAAGCAGAATCGTCGCAACCACGAAATCCGCGTGCCGCGCGTGCGCGTGATCGGCAGCGACGGTGAGATGATCGGCGTGTTGACGCGCGACGAAGCGCTGTCGATGGCCGAGGATGAGGGCCTGGACCTGGTCGAGATCCAGCCGCAGGCCGATCCGCCGGTCTGCAAGATCATGGACTTCGGCAAGTTCAAGTTCGAGCAGCAGAAAAAGGCCAACGAGGCCAAGAAGAAGAGCCGCCAGGTCGAGATCAAGGAAGTCAAGTTCCGTCCGGTCACGGACGAGGGCGACTACCAGATCAAGCTGCGCAAGATGCGTGGTTTCCTCGAGGAAGGCGACAAGGTCAAGGTCAACATCCGCTTCCGTGGCCGTGAGATGAGCCACCAGGAACTGGGGCGCGAAATGGCCGGCCGCATCGAGGCGGACCTGGGCGAGGACATCGTGATCGAATCGCGCCCGCGCCTGGAAGGCCGGCAGATGGTCATGATGATCGCGCCGAAGAAGAAGTAA
- a CDS encoding 50S ribosomal protein L35 yields the protein MPKIKTNRAAAKRFRKTASGKYKAGHANRSHILTKKATKRKRNLRQTNHVRAEDAGRLDRMLPYL from the coding sequence ATGCCCAAGATCAAGACCAACCGGGCGGCGGCCAAGCGTTTCCGCAAGACCGCTTCCGGCAAGTACAAGGCTGGCCACGCCAACCGTAGCCACATCCTCACCAAGAAGGCGACCAAGCGGAAGCGTAACCTGCGTCAGACGAACCACGTCCGCGCGGAAGACGCAGGCCGTCTGGACCGCATGCTGCCCTACCTCTGA
- a CDS encoding 50S ribosomal protein L20 produces MARVKRGVQARRRHKKIISQAKGYYNARRKVFRVAKQAVIKAQQYAYIGRKQKKRNFRSLWITRINAAARINGMSYSRFMNGLLKAGITLDRKVLADIAVHDAAGFAALAEKAKSALAA; encoded by the coding sequence ATGGCACGAGTTAAGCGTGGTGTGCAGGCGCGCCGCCGCCACAAGAAGATCATCAGCCAGGCGAAGGGCTACTACAATGCCCGCCGCAAGGTTTTCCGCGTCGCCAAGCAGGCGGTCATCAAGGCGCAGCAGTACGCCTACATCGGCCGCAAGCAGAAGAAGCGCAATTTCCGTTCGCTGTGGATCACCCGCATCAATGCGGCTGCCCGCATCAACGGCATGAGCTACAGCCGTTTCATGAACGGCCTGCTCAAGGCCGGCATCACCCTGGACCGCAAGGTGCTGGCGGACATCGCCGTGCACGACGCGGCGGGTTTTGCCGCGCTGGCCGAGAAGGCCAAGAGCGCGCTGGCGGCATAA
- a CDS encoding phenylalanine--tRNA ligase subunit alpha, translated as MSDIQSLTAQALADVAAAQNPETLENLRVALLGKSGSITAQLKQLGALPADERKAAGEAINRARDAVSAALGERKALLENAALDARLASERIDVTLPGRDGGRGGLHPVTRTLERITGIFGRLGYELSEGPEIEDDWHNFEALNFPPHHPARAMHDTFYFGDGRLLRTHTSGVQVRYMGDHRPPLRMIAAGKVYRSDSDQTHSPMFHQVEGLLVDEHSTFADLKGTLSEFVRAFFERDFEMRFRPSYFPFVEPGAEVDIAWQQPDGSTRWLEVLGCGMVHPNVLRNCGIDPERYTGFAFGLGVERFAMLRYGVNDLRAFFDNDVRFLRQFA; from the coding sequence ATGAGTGACATCCAATCCCTGACCGCCCAGGCGCTGGCCGACGTGGCCGCGGCGCAGAATCCGGAAACCCTGGAAAACCTGCGTGTCGCCCTGCTGGGCAAGAGCGGCAGCATCACCGCGCAGCTCAAGCAGCTGGGTGCATTGCCGGCCGACGAACGCAAGGCGGCGGGCGAGGCGATCAACCGGGCGCGCGACGCGGTGTCGGCCGCGCTGGGCGAGCGCAAGGCGCTGCTGGAGAACGCGGCGCTGGACGCGCGCCTGGCCTCCGAGCGCATCGATGTCACCCTGCCGGGGCGCGATGGCGGGCGCGGTGGCCTGCATCCGGTCACGCGCACCCTGGAGCGCATCACCGGGATCTTCGGCCGGCTGGGCTACGAACTCTCCGAAGGCCCGGAGATCGAGGATGACTGGCACAACTTCGAGGCGCTGAACTTCCCGCCGCACCACCCGGCGCGCGCCATGCACGACACCTTCTACTTCGGCGACGGCCGCCTGCTGCGCACGCACACCTCCGGGGTGCAGGTGCGCTACATGGGCGACCACCGCCCGCCGCTGCGCATGATCGCCGCCGGCAAGGTCTATCGCAGCGACAGCGACCAGACCCACTCGCCGATGTTCCACCAGGTCGAGGGCCTGCTGGTGGACGAGCATTCCACCTTCGCCGACCTCAAGGGCACGCTCAGCGAGTTCGTGCGCGCGTTCTTCGAGCGCGATTTCGAAATGCGCTTCCGGCCCAGCTATTTCCCGTTCGTGGAGCCCGGCGCGGAGGTGGACATCGCCTGGCAGCAGCCCGACGGCAGCACCCGCTGGCTGGAAGTGCTGGGCTGCGGCATGGTGCACCCGAACGTGCTGCGCAACTGCGGCATCGATCCGGAGCGCTACACCGGCTTCGCCTTCGGGCTGGGCGTGGAGCGCTTCGCGATGCTGCGCTATGGCGTGAACGACCTGCGCGCGTTCTTCGACAACGACGTGCGTTTCCTGCGCCAGTTCGCCTGA
- a CDS encoding phenylalanine--tRNA ligase subunit beta, whose translation MKFSENWLRSHVPTDASRDALSAVLTAIGLEVEEVTALGQGLDHVVVARIVEAVRHPEADRLQVCKVDAGQGELLQIVCGAPNARPGLVAPLALVGAQIGELRIKPARLRGVESNGMLCSARELGLDSDASGLLELPDDAPVGAALVDYLGLPDASIEIKLTPNRADCFSVRGIAFDVAAATRSEVKPFAADAVPAQATRELAITLQAGAEAPRYLGRVIEGVDARAATPSWMAERLRRSGVRPVSLLVDITQYVMLELGQPMHAYDLDTLKGGIGVRRSRAGETLKLLDGRDATLDDSFLVITDADRPVGLAGMMGGFDTRVTDATGNVFLEAAHFAPAAIMGRGRKLGLHTDAGHRFERGVDPQLPRTAIEYATRLVLDLAGGVPAPVTEAVREADLPAAATILLRRERIARVLGIRIDDAEVERILRALGMGVVAAADGWSVTAPSRRFDIAIEEDLIEELARIHGYEQIPTTLPAGAARIAMPSETCLDELSVRRQLLARDMLETINYAFVDAQLLDNWSLLDGRVALANPLSAELAVMRPMLLPGLVATLGRNVARQAGRVRLFELGRVFAQQSGHAGQAPRETVRVAAAVCGDAAALQWGEKARKVDFHDLKGDLESLAAAAGARLEFRVAQHPFAHPARSADVYRDGRRIGWIGQLHPRLAAAMEIDVEVLAFELDLEPLAARALPRAGELSRFPAVRRDLAVVAAEAVEWEALSATIRQAAGSLLREVVLFDRYVGQGVEPGFKSLAMGLILQDTSRTLTDRDVDAVVASVVAAVEREHGARIRG comes from the coding sequence ATGAAATTCTCCGAAAACTGGCTGCGCAGCCATGTCCCCACCGACGCCTCGCGCGACGCGCTGAGCGCGGTGCTGACCGCCATCGGCCTGGAGGTCGAGGAGGTGACGGCGTTGGGCCAGGGCCTGGACCACGTGGTGGTCGCACGCATCGTCGAGGCGGTGCGCCATCCGGAGGCCGACCGCCTGCAGGTGTGCAAGGTCGATGCGGGCCAGGGCGAACTGCTGCAGATCGTCTGCGGTGCGCCGAACGCGCGCCCGGGCCTGGTCGCGCCGCTGGCCCTGGTCGGCGCGCAGATCGGCGAGCTCCGGATCAAGCCGGCCAGGCTGCGTGGCGTGGAATCCAACGGCATGCTGTGTTCGGCCAGGGAGCTGGGGCTGGATAGCGACGCCTCCGGGCTGCTGGAGCTGCCGGATGACGCGCCGGTGGGTGCGGCGCTGGTCGACTACCTCGGCCTGCCTGATGCCAGCATCGAGATCAAGCTCACGCCGAACCGCGCCGACTGCTTCAGCGTGCGTGGCATCGCCTTCGACGTCGCCGCCGCCACCCGCAGCGAAGTGAAGCCGTTCGCCGCCGACGCGGTGCCGGCGCAGGCCACGCGCGAGCTGGCCATCACGCTGCAGGCCGGCGCCGAGGCGCCGCGCTATCTGGGCCGCGTGATCGAAGGCGTCGATGCGCGCGCGGCCACGCCTTCGTGGATGGCCGAGCGCCTGCGCCGCAGCGGCGTGCGCCCGGTGTCGCTGCTGGTGGACATCACCCAGTACGTGATGCTGGAGCTGGGCCAGCCGATGCATGCCTACGACCTGGATACGCTCAAGGGCGGCATCGGCGTGCGCCGCTCGCGCGCCGGCGAAACCCTGAAGCTACTCGATGGCCGTGACGCGACCCTGGACGACAGCTTCCTGGTGATCACCGATGCCGACCGCCCGGTCGGCCTGGCCGGGATGATGGGCGGCTTCGATACCCGGGTCACCGACGCCACCGGCAACGTGTTCCTCGAGGCCGCGCACTTCGCCCCGGCGGCGATCATGGGCCGCGGCCGCAAGCTGGGCCTGCACACCGATGCCGGGCACCGTTTCGAGCGCGGCGTCGATCCGCAGCTGCCGCGCACCGCGATCGAATACGCCACCCGCCTGGTGCTGGACCTGGCCGGTGGCGTGCCGGCGCCGGTCACCGAGGCGGTGCGCGAGGCCGACCTGCCGGCGGCGGCCACGATCCTGCTGCGCCGCGAGCGCATCGCGCGCGTACTGGGTATCCGCATCGACGATGCCGAGGTCGAGCGCATCCTGCGCGCACTGGGCATGGGGGTGGTGGCGGCGGCCGACGGCTGGAGCGTCACCGCGCCGAGCCGGCGCTTCGATATCGCCATCGAAGAGGACCTGATCGAGGAGCTCGCGCGCATCCATGGCTACGAGCAGATCCCGACCACGCTGCCCGCCGGCGCGGCGCGCATCGCCATGCCCAGCGAAACCTGCCTGGACGAGCTGAGCGTGCGTCGCCAGCTGCTGGCGCGCGACATGCTGGAAACCATCAACTACGCCTTCGTCGATGCGCAGCTGCTGGACAATTGGTCGCTGCTGGACGGCCGCGTGGCGCTGGCCAATCCGCTGTCGGCGGAGCTGGCGGTGATGCGGCCGATGCTGCTGCCGGGCCTGGTGGCCACCTTGGGCCGCAATGTCGCGCGCCAGGCCGGCCGCGTACGCCTGTTCGAGCTGGGGCGCGTGTTCGCGCAGCAGTCCGGCCACGCCGGGCAGGCACCGCGCGAGACCGTGCGGGTCGCCGCCGCCGTCTGCGGCGACGCCGCGGCGCTGCAGTGGGGCGAGAAGGCGCGCAAGGTGGATTTCCACGACCTCAAGGGCGACCTGGAATCGCTGGCGGCCGCTGCCGGTGCACGCCTCGAGTTCCGGGTCGCGCAGCACCCGTTCGCGCACCCGGCGCGATCGGCCGACGTCTACCGCGACGGCCGCCGCATCGGCTGGATCGGCCAGCTGCACCCGCGCCTGGCCGCGGCGATGGAGATCGACGTCGAGGTGCTGGCGTTCGAGCTGGACCTGGAGCCGCTGGCGGCGCGTGCGCTGCCGCGCGCCGGCGAGCTGTCGCGGTTCCCGGCGGTGCGCCGCGACCTGGCCGTGGTGGCGGCCGAAGCGGTCGAGTGGGAGGCGCTGTCGGCGACCATCCGCCAGGCCGCGGGCAGCCTGCTGCGGGAGGTGGTGCTGTTCGACCGCTATGTCGGCCAGGGCGTCGAACCCGGATTCAAGAGTCTGGCTATGGGCTTGATTTTGCAGGACACCTCGCGCACTCTGACGGACCGCGACGTGGACGCCGTGGTCGCCTCCGTGGTGGCTGCCGTCGAGCGTGAACACGGCGCCAGGATCCGGGGTTGA
- a CDS encoding integration host factor subunit alpha, with the protein MALTKAEMADRLFDEVGLNKREAKEFVDAFFDVLRDALEQGRQVKLSGFGNFDLRRKNQRPGRNPKTGEEIPISARTVVTFRPGQKLKERVEAYAGSGQ; encoded by the coding sequence ATGGCATTGACCAAGGCGGAGATGGCCGACCGGTTGTTCGACGAGGTTGGCTTGAACAAGCGCGAGGCCAAGGAGTTCGTCGATGCGTTCTTCGACGTGCTGCGCGATGCATTGGAACAGGGACGCCAGGTGAAGCTGTCCGGCTTCGGTAATTTCGACCTGCGGCGCAAGAACCAGCGCCCGGGCCGCAATCCCAAGACCGGGGAGGAGATTCCGATTTCCGCCCGCACGGTGGTCACCTTCCGTCCGGGCCAGAAGCTCAAGGAGCGGGTGGAGGCATATGCTGGATCCGGGCAGTAA
- a CDS encoding MerR family transcriptional regulator gives MLDPGSNRELPPIPAKRYFTIGEVSELCDVKPHVLRYWETEFPSLEPAKRRGNRRYYQRHDVLMVRQIRGLLYEQGYTIGGARLRLEGEGARQESALSNQIIRQVRMELEEVLQLLRR, from the coding sequence ATGCTGGATCCGGGCAGTAACCGCGAACTTCCGCCGATTCCGGCCAAGCGCTACTTCACCATCGGTGAGGTGAGCGAGCTGTGTGACGTCAAGCCGCACGTGCTGCGCTACTGGGAAACCGAGTTTCCCAGCCTGGAGCCGGCCAAGCGCCGCGGCAACCGCCGCTACTACCAGCGCCATGACGTGCTGATGGTGCGGCAGATCCGCGGCCTGCTGTACGAACAGGGCTACACCATCGGCGGTGCCCGCCTGCGCCTGGAAGGCGAGGGCGCGCGGCAGGAGTCGGCACTGAGCAACCAGATCATCCGCCAGGTGCGCATGGAGCTGGAGGAAGTGCTGCAACTGCTGCGACGTTGA
- a CDS encoding TraB/GumN family protein — MRVARLSVLVGLWLVSLPPVHAAQSAEPGSAPATAPIRDLDTLVVHGVQPGPGLWKVSKDDHVLWILGTASPLPDRIQWQSGEVEAIIARSQQVLLSPSLSFNADVGFFGMLALAPAAWRAMRNEDGATLEDVLPPALHARWQAQKRRYLGRDGGVERKRPMIAANELYAAAIKSAGLGQKPVIWPVVQKAAKAAGIKPTSTTLKFEIDDPKAAIREFRAGGFDDLACFERKLVSVERDLPRLVERANAWAVGDIEALRQLPLEDADGACLRAVADSGFARNRGYGDLRERGYRHWMTIAEDALRRNRETFAMLPVDSLLAADGYLARLQARGYEVETP, encoded by the coding sequence ATGCGCGTTGCCCGATTGAGTGTGCTGGTGGGGTTGTGGTTGGTTTCGCTGCCACCCGTGCATGCCGCGCAGTCCGCGGAGCCTGGCAGCGCGCCGGCCACCGCACCGATCCGCGACCTGGACACCCTGGTGGTGCACGGCGTGCAGCCCGGGCCGGGGTTGTGGAAGGTCAGCAAGGACGACCACGTGTTGTGGATCCTGGGCACCGCGTCGCCGCTGCCCGACCGGATCCAGTGGCAGTCGGGCGAGGTGGAAGCGATCATCGCGCGTTCGCAGCAGGTACTGCTGTCACCGTCGCTGTCGTTCAATGCCGACGTCGGCTTCTTCGGCATGCTGGCGTTGGCGCCCGCCGCGTGGAGGGCGATGCGCAACGAGGATGGCGCGACGCTGGAGGATGTGCTGCCGCCAGCGCTGCATGCACGCTGGCAGGCGCAGAAACGCCGCTACCTGGGGCGCGACGGTGGCGTCGAGCGCAAGCGGCCGATGATCGCCGCCAACGAACTGTACGCGGCAGCGATCAAGTCGGCCGGGCTGGGGCAGAAGCCGGTGATCTGGCCGGTGGTGCAGAAGGCGGCCAAGGCCGCCGGCATCAAGCCGACCTCGACGACGCTGAAGTTCGAGATCGACGACCCGAAGGCGGCCATCCGCGAGTTCCGTGCCGGCGGTTTCGATGACCTGGCCTGTTTCGAGCGCAAGCTGGTGTCGGTCGAGCGCGATCTGCCGCGGCTGGTGGAGCGCGCCAATGCCTGGGCGGTCGGCGACATCGAGGCATTGCGCCAGTTGCCGCTGGAAGACGCCGACGGTGCCTGCCTGCGCGCCGTGGCCGATTCCGGGTTCGCCCGCAACCGGGGTTATGGCGACCTGCGCGAGCGTGGATACCGGCACTGGATGACGATCGCCGAGGACGCGCTGCGCCGGAACCGCGAAACCTTCGCGATGTTGCCGGTCGACAGCCTGCTGGCGGCCGATGGCTACCTGGCCCGGCTGCAGGCGCGTGGGTATGAAGTGGAGACGCCCTGA
- a CDS encoding preprotein translocase subunit TatC encodes MNDGRVPQPAADLCSEEEIDRLVRAFYGRVRQDDLLGPVFEAHVHDWEAHMRHLVDFWSALLRGTRRFQGAPMQKHMVIDELREELFARWLQLFRQTTAELGNVPMQRLADDAAERIAGNFWRRFQMSRWPTLQVLGQ; translated from the coding sequence ATGAACGATGGGCGCGTGCCGCAACCGGCAGCGGATCTGTGCAGCGAGGAAGAGATCGACCGCCTGGTGCGCGCGTTCTACGGCCGGGTGCGCCAGGACGATCTGCTGGGCCCGGTGTTCGAGGCCCATGTCCACGACTGGGAGGCGCACATGCGGCACCTGGTCGATTTCTGGTCGGCGCTGCTGCGTGGCACCCGCCGTTTCCAGGGCGCGCCGATGCAGAAGCACATGGTGATCGACGAACTGCGCGAGGAGCTGTTCGCGCGCTGGCTGCAGCTGTTCCGGCAGACCACGGCCGAACTGGGCAACGTGCCGATGCAACGGCTGGCCGACGATGCCGCCGAGCGCATCGCCGGCAATTTCTGGCGCCGCTTCCAGATGTCGCGCTGGCCGACGCTGCAGGTGCTGGGGCAGTAG
- a CDS encoding oxygen-independent coproporphyrinogen III oxidase, whose translation MDTPLAFPDPLGWTFDPDILRRHDRPGPRYTSYPTAPHFHDGYGAGQFREAIARSNASARPLSLYVHVPYCTSPCFYCGCNRVISRDRDKGAPYVDRVLAEADRVAPLFAPGREVTQLHFGGGTPNFLEPEQLSRLVEGLRQRFRFSSDAGRDFSIELDPRSVSPDDIAVLARLGFNRASLGVQDFDPAVQQAINRVQGVDETLAIIDACRRHGLRSVNVDLIYGLPKQTLEGFARTLQTVLAVRPDRLAIYGYAHMPHLFKAQRRIVDADLPDAERKLALLGLAVERLSAAGYQYIGMDHFALPEEDLSRAQRAGSLHRNFMGYTTHAETDLLGLGVSAISRIDNSYSQNPRDLKDWEARIDAGGLPVWRGLELDADDVLRAELIQQLMCHGRVDGHALAARHGIDFEQYFASELAALQRLAADGLARYHDGVVAATRQGRPLLRLIAMCFDRYLQAPQQPARYSRAI comes from the coding sequence ATGGACACTCCCCTTGCATTTCCCGACCCGCTGGGCTGGACCTTCGACCCGGACATCCTGCGCCGCCATGATCGTCCGGGGCCGCGCTATACCTCCTATCCCACCGCGCCGCACTTCCACGACGGCTACGGCGCCGGGCAGTTCCGCGAGGCGATCGCGCGCAGCAATGCATCGGCGCGGCCGCTGTCGCTGTACGTGCACGTGCCGTACTGCACCAGTCCGTGCTTCTACTGCGGCTGCAACCGGGTCATCAGCCGCGACCGCGACAAGGGCGCGCCGTACGTGGACCGCGTGCTGGCCGAGGCGGACCGGGTGGCGCCGTTGTTCGCGCCCGGGCGCGAGGTCACCCAACTGCACTTCGGCGGCGGCACCCCGAACTTCCTCGAGCCGGAACAGCTGTCGCGCCTGGTCGAGGGGCTGCGCCAGCGCTTCCGCTTCAGCAGTGATGCCGGCCGCGATTTCTCCATCGAACTGGACCCGCGCTCGGTCAGTCCGGACGATATCGCCGTGCTGGCGCGACTGGGCTTCAACCGCGCCAGCCTCGGCGTGCAGGATTTCGACCCGGCGGTGCAGCAGGCGATCAACCGCGTGCAGGGCGTGGACGAAACGCTGGCGATCATCGACGCCTGCCGCCGTCATGGCCTGCGCTCGGTCAACGTCGACCTGATCTACGGCCTGCCGAAGCAGACCCTGGAAGGCTTCGCGCGCACGCTGCAAACCGTGCTGGCGGTGCGCCCGGACCGGCTGGCGATCTACGGCTACGCGCACATGCCGCACCTGTTCAAGGCGCAGCGGCGGATCGTCGATGCGGACCTGCCCGACGCCGAACGCAAGCTGGCGCTGCTGGGGCTGGCGGTGGAGCGGCTCTCGGCCGCCGGTTACCAGTACATCGGCATGGACCATTTCGCGCTGCCGGAAGAGGACCTGTCACGCGCGCAGCGCGCCGGCAGCCTGCACCGCAATTTCATGGGTTACACCACCCATGCCGAGACCGACCTGCTGGGCCTGGGGGTCAGCGCCATCAGCCGGATCGACAACAGCTACAGCCAGAACCCGCGTGACCTGAAGGACTGGGAGGCGCGGATCGATGCCGGCGGGCTGCCGGTATGGCGCGGGCTGGAGCTGGATGCCGACGATGTACTGCGCGCCGAGCTGATCCAGCAGCTGATGTGCCATGGGCGCGTGGATGGCCACGCCCTGGCGGCGCGCCACGGCATTGATTTCGAGCAGTACTTCGCCAGCGAACTGGCGGCGCTGCAGCGCCTGGCCGCCGACGGGCTGGCGCGGTACCACGACGGCGTCGTCGCCGCGACCCGGCAGGGGCGGCCGCTGCTGCGCCTGATCGCCATGTGCTTCGACCGTTACCTGCAGGCGCCGCAGCAGCCCGCGCGCTATTCGCGGGCAATCTGA